From Camelina sativa cultivar DH55 chromosome 7, Cs, whole genome shotgun sequence, one genomic window encodes:
- the LOC104699550 gene encoding putative nuclease HARBI1 isoform X2, whose product MAPAVKKKKQPSLDKKKKKKKKKRMKAVPLDPEAIDCDWWDTFWHRNSSLSVPLDEDDAFKHFFRASKTTFSYICSLVREDLISRPPSGLINIEGRLLSVEKQVAIALRRLASGDSQVSVGASFGVGQSTVSQVTWRFIESLEERAKHHLRWPDSDRIEEIKSKFEDMCGLPNCCGAIDTTHIIMTLPAVQASDDWCDLEKNYSMFLQGVFDHEMRFLNMVTGWPGGMTVSKLLKFSGFFKLCESGQILDGNAKTLFEGEEGSQVREYVVGGISYPLLPWLITPHDDCDHPMMAFNDRHEKVRSVAATAFAHLKGSWRILSKVMWRPDRRKLPSIILVCCLLHNIIIDCGDYLQEDVPLSGHHDAGYADRLCKCKQTDPLGSELRGYLTEYLLR is encoded by the exons ATGGCTCCggcggtgaagaagaagaagcagcctTCTttggataagaagaagaagaagaagaagaagaagagaatgaaggCAGTTCCTTTGGATCCGGAGGCTATCGACTGCGACTGGTGGGATACTTTCTGGCACCGtaactcttctctctcag TCCCTTTAGATGAAGATGATGCGTTCAAGCACTTCTTCAGGGCTTCCAAGACCACCTTTAGCTACATTTGCTCGCTCGTCAGGGAGGATCTCATCTCTAGACCTCCCTCTGGGCTCATCAACATCGAGGGTAGGCTTCTTAGCGTTGAGAAACAAGTCGCCATTGCTCTTAGACGCTTAGCTTCTGGTGATTCTCAGGTCTCCGTCGGTGCTTCCTTTGGCGTTGGCCAGTCCACTGTTTCCCAGGTTACTTGGAGATTCATCGAGTCTCTCGAGGAACGCGCCAAGCATCATCTCCGCTGGCCTGATTCCGACCGGATCGAAGAGATCAAGTCCAAGTTCGAGGATATGTGCGGCCTCCCCAATTGCTGCGGAGCCATTGACACCACCCACATCATCATGACTCTCCCGGCTGTGCAAGCCTCGGATGACTGGTGTGACCTCGAGAAGAACTACAGCATGTTCTTGCAAGGTGTCTTTGATCACGAGATGCGATTCCTCAACATGGTTACCGGCTGGCCAGGAGGCATGACCGTCTCCAAGCTTCTCAAGTTCTCCGGCTTCTTCAAACTCTGTGAATCCGGTCAGATTCTAGACGGGAATGCCAAAACTCTTTTTGAAGGTGAAGAAGGATCCCAAGTCAGAGAATATGTAGTTGGAGGGATCAGTTACCCGCTGCTTCCTTGGCTTATAACTCCTCACGACGACTGCGATCATCCCATGATGGCCTTCAACGACAGGCATGAGAAGGTGAGGTCAGTCGCAGCTACGGCGTTTGCACACCTCAAAGGAAGCTGGAGGATTCTGAGCAAGGTTATGTGGAGGCCAGACAGAAGGAAACTGCCTAGTATAATACTGGTGTGTTGTCTACTGCATAACATCATAATCGACTGTGGGGATTATTTGCAAGAGGATGTTCCTTTATCTGGTCATCACGACGCAGGTTATGCAGACCGCTTATGCAAATGCAAGCAGACTGACCCGCTTGGTAGTGAGCTCAGAGGATATCTCACTGAGTATTTGCTGAGGTGA
- the LOC104699549 gene encoding serine/threonine-protein kinase Nek4 gives MERYEVLEQIGKGSFGSALLVRHKQERNKYVLKRIRLARQSDRARRSAHQEMELISTVRNPFVVEYKDSWVEKGCYVCIVIGYCEGGDMTETIKRACGVHFPEEKLCQWLVQLLMALDYLHSNHILHRDVKCSNIFLTKEQDIRLGDFGLAKILTSDDLTSSVVGTPSYMCPELLTDIPYGSKSDIWSLGCCMYEMAAHKPPFKASDVQTLINKIHKLIMDPIPAMYSGSFRGLIKSMLRKNPQLRPSAKELLNHPHLQPYISMVYLKLESPRRSTFPLQFPERVATVKERRSSFSNDRRLNPSISDTEAGSVSSSGKASHSPMFNVRKVSEVTVGVVREEIVSQRQEGVKKQSGAAGTPRLAAGTSAKASVMSKRLETAPRTVSKHEVQVSDPRDRRRRASLPLVVENPKTTYESDITALCGLNSPDVSVNVPRFDKIAEFPEDIEIASGALGGRRSLSSHPRPDHGEENANRSITKDKCTVQKRSVSEIKERRFDTSSYQQRAEALEGLLEFSARLLQQKRYDELGVLLKPFGAERVSPRETAIWLTKSFKEASV, from the exons ATGGAGCGGTATGAAGTCTTGGAGCAGATCGGGAAAGGGTCCTTTGGCTCTGCTCTTCTTGTCAGACACAAACAAGAACGAAACAA aTACGTATTGAAAAGGATCCGTCTCGCCCGCCAGTCTGATAGGGCTCGCCGATCAGCTCATCAGGag ATGGAGCTCATTTCTACTGTCCGCAATCCATTTGTTGTAGAGTACAAAGATTCATGGGTTGAAAAg GGTTGCTATGTGTGCATCGTTATTGGATATTGTGAAGGCGGAGACAT GACAGAAACCATAAAAAGAGCATGTGGTGTTCATTTCCCTGAAGAG AAACTATGCCAATGGCTTGTCCAACTCTTAATGGCACTCGATTATCTGCACTCCAACCATATTCTTCACCGTGATGTCAAG TGTTCTAACATATTCTTGACAAAAGAGCAAGACATACGGCTTG GTGACTTTGGACTCGCTAAGATTCTAACTTCTGATGACCTTACATCCTCT GTTGTTGGAACTCCAAGTTACATGTGCCCTGAGCTTCTTACTGACATACCTTACGGATCAAAGTCAGACATTTGGTCTTTGG GATGCTGCATGTATGAAATGGCTGCTCATAAACCTCCGTTCAAAGCTTCC GATGTGCAGACATTGATCAACAAAATACACAAGTTGATAATGGATCCTATTCCTGCCATGTATTCCGGTTCATT CCGAGGCCTTATCAAAAGCATGTTGAGGAAAAATCCTCAACTCAGGCCTAGT GCTAAGGAGCTGCTTAACCATCCTCATCTTCAGCCTTACATCAGTATGGTTTATCTGAAGCTGGAGAGTCCCAGACGAAGCACTTTTCCACTCCAATTTCCTGAGAGGGTCGCTACAGTGAAGGAAAGAAGGAGTTCGTTTAGCAACGACAGAAGATTGAATCCGAGTATCTCTGATACAGAAGCAGGTTCTGTGTCTTCTTCAGGAAAAGCATCTCATTCACCAATGTTTAATGTAAGAAAAGTGTCAGAAGTAACTGTTGGAGTCGTCAGAGAAGAGATTGTTTCTCAGAGGCAGGAGGGAGTCAAGAAACAATCAGGTGCAGCCGGAACACCAAGATTGGCTGCAGGGACCTCAGCTAAAGCATCTGTCATGTCGAAGAGGCTTGAAACGGCGCCACGTACTGTCTCCAAACATGAAGTGCAg GTATCAGATCCTAGAGACAGGAGAAGGAGAGCATCTCTTCCGTTGGTCGTGGAAAATCCTAAGACGACTTATGAATCGGACATCACAGCTCTGTGTGGCCTAAACTCGCCAGATGTTTCTGTGAACGTTCCAAGATTCGACAAGATAGCTGAATTCCCTGAGGATATCGAGATAGCCTCAGGAGCACTAGGTGGGCGGCGCTCTTTATCTTCTCATCCTCGGCCTGATCATGGTGAGGAAAATGCCAACCGTTCGATCACAAAGGACAAGTGTACTGTACAGAAAAGGTCAGTTTCGGAGATAAAAGAGAGAAGGTTTGACACGTCTTCGTATCAGCAGCGTGCGGAGGCTCTAGAGGGACTGCTGGAGTTCAGTGCAAGGCTTTTGCAACAAAAACGGTACGATGAGCTTGGCGTTCTGCTAAAGCCCTTTGGAGCCGAGAGGGTGTCACCGAGGGAGACGGCCATCTGGTTAACTAAGAGCTTCAAAGAAGCTTCCGTGTAG
- the LOC104699545 gene encoding VAN3-binding protein isoform X2 gives MQYFRTHNTIQPLFSGTGGSRSGTTGNGSNTPMAGTGPKTVGRWLKDRKEKKKEESRAQNAQVHAAVSVAAVASAVAAVAAATAASSPGKNEQMARIDMAMASAAALVAAQCVEAAEIMGAERDHLASVVSSAVNVKSHDDIVTLTAAAATALRGAAALKARALKEVWNIAAVTPAEKGTNSALCGQVDTKHSDSSFSGELPMAGEDFFGACNQELLAKGTELLKRTRGGDLHWKIVSVYINKAGQVVLKMKSKHVGGTYTKKKKHMVLEVKKDVPAWAGRDLFNGDKHQHYFGLKTETKRIIEFECRNQREYDIWTQGVSRLLAIATEKKQKNSMSKWMAP, from the exons ATGCAGTACTTTCGCACCCACAACACCATACAGCCTCTCTTCTCTGGCACTGGAGGCAGCCGTAGTGGTACCACCGGAAACGGGAGCAATACCCCAATGGCTGGAACAGGCCCAAAGACTGTTGGTAGGTGGCTCAAAGACcggaaggaaaagaagaaagaagagagtagAGCTCAGAATGCACAGGTCCATGCAGCTGTCTCAGTTGCAGCGGTTGCATCTGCTGTGGCAGCTGTAGCTGCAGCGACAGCAGCTTCTTCACCTGGTAAAAACGAGCAGATGGCCAGAATTGATATGGCCATGGCTTCTGCCGCTGCTCTGGTGGCTGCTCAGTGTGTGGAGGCCGCAGAAATCATGGGCGCAGAAAGGGATCATTTGGCATCCGTTGTGAGCTCTGCAGTGAATGTTAAGTCCCATGACGATATTGTCACGCTTACTGCAGCTGCTGCAACAG CTCTGCGAGGAGCTGCTGCACTCAAGGCACGAGCACTAAAAGAAGTGTGGAACATAGCTGCTGTGACACCAGCCGAGAAAGGAACAAATTCAGCATTGTGTGGCCAGGTTGACACAAAGCATAGCGATAGCAGCTTTAGTGGAGAATTACCCATGGCTGGGGAAGACTTCTTCGGAGCCTGCAATCAGGAACTACTAGCTAAAGGCACTGAGCTCCTCAAACGAACTCGTGGAG GTGATCTCCACTGGAAGATAGTTTCTGTCTACATCAACAAAGCAGGCCAAGTTGTGCTGAAAATGAAAAGTAAACACGTCGGGGGTACctacacaaagaagaagaaac ATATGGTGCTTGAAGTGAAAAAGGATGTACCTGCATGGGCTGGCAGGGATCTCTTCAACGGAGACAAGCATCAGCACTACTTCGGGTTAAAGACTGAAACAAAGAGGATCATTGAATTTGAGTGCAGAAACCAAAGAGAATACGATATATGGACTCAGGGGGTATCCCGGCTTCTTGCGATTGCTacagagaagaagcagaaaaatTCTATGTCCAAATGGATGGCACCTTAA
- the LOC104699547 gene encoding uncharacterized protein LOC104699547 isoform X1, whose product MAEEETEILEPYQVSFSDLVHLSSRFQSPRDRKRFQCISRKVMSALGPTGPGLLCITGVLGSAVLRRQLLPMARKLALLDPDKRIRILKEHHLGSDVSLKNPLRDVSSFAMQLNYERTSKSSPGKLRFHEPAATLDLQEVNDDDEFTNLGTAFKELGFCMRELGLSIARICDREIGGGFLEDSLLDSCTAKARLIHYHSAADKCALRETAERINQSGKRKSRVQSTAEQEVNRRNGNSLNGSHFNLWQQWHYDYGIFTVLTDPMFLSSYSYQEYTLMGGHSYLQIYHPSKNKLYMVKTPQDSFIVQIGESADILSKGKLRSTLHCVCKPEKLEHLSRETFVVFLQPKWSQTFSVSEYTMEHLRSYSLQSQLSDKDEVPNLDIQKIVPPLSSRVRDGMTFAEFSRETTKQYYGGNGLQSNR is encoded by the exons atggcagaagaagaaacagagattctGGAACCCTATCAAGTGTCCTTCTCGGACCTTGTCCATTTGTCATCTCGCTTTCAATCTCCGAGAGACCGTAAACGCTTCCAATGCATCTCGAGAAAAGTGATGTCAGCTCTTGGCCCCACCGGTCCAGGCCTGCTTTGTATCACCGGCGTTCTTGGCTCCGCCGTTCTCCGCCGTCAACTCCTCCCTATGGCTCGGAAGCTTGCTCTTCTCGATCCGGACAAGCGGATTCGCATTCTCAAG GAGCACCACTTGGGTAGCGACGTTTCTCTCAAGAATCCACTACGAGATGTCTCGTCTTTTGCAATGCAGCTCAACTATGAACGCACTTCTAAATCTTCACCGGGAAAGCTGCGGTTCCATGAGCCTGCCGCTACACTGGACTTGCAGGAggttaatgatgatgatgagttcaCAAATCTTGGTACTGCCTTTAAGGAATTAGGTTTTTGTATGAGGGAATTAGGCTTGTCCATTGCTCGTATATGCGACAGGGAGATTGGTGGAGGCTTCCTTGAGGATAGTTTACTGGATTCTTGCACAGCCAAGGCACGTCTTATACATTACCACTCTGCTGCTGATAAATGTGCTCTCAGAGAAACCGCCGAGAGGATAAACCAATCTGGTAAACGCAAGAGCAGAGTCCAGAGTACAGCTGAGCAAGAGGTGAACCGTAGAAACGGGAATAGTTTGAATGGGAGTCACTTCAACCTGTGGCAACAGTGGCACTACGATTATGGCATCTTTACAGTTCTCACGGATCCTATGTTTTTATCCTCCTATTCATACCAGGAATACACTTTGATGGGCGGCCACTCTTATCTGCAGATCTATCATCCCAGCAAGAACAAGTTGTACATGGTCAAGACTCCACAAGACAGTTTTATTGTTCAAATTGGAGAGTCTGCTGATATTCTGTCCAAAGGGAAGCTACGGTCGACCCTTCACTGTGTGTGCAAACCAGAGAAGCTGGAGCACTTAAGCCGTGAGACATTTGTGGTCTTCTTACAGCCAAAGTGGAGCCAAACTTTCTCAGTCTCAGAATATACAATGGAACATCTAAGGTCATATTCTCTACAGAGTCAGCTCTCTGATAAGGATGAGGTCCCTAATCTAGATATACAGAAAATCGTTCCACCTCTATCGTCTCGGGTAAGGGATGGGATGACATTTGCCGAGTTTTCTCGAGAAACAACAAAGCAGTACTACGGAGGGAATGGTCTGCAATCTAATAGATAG
- the LOC104699547 gene encoding uncharacterized protein LOC104699547 isoform X2 yields MQLNYERTSKSSPGKLRFHEPAATLDLQEVNDDDEFTNLGTAFKELGFCMRELGLSIARICDREIGGGFLEDSLLDSCTAKARLIHYHSAADKCALRETAERINQSGKRKSRVQSTAEQEVNRRNGNSLNGSHFNLWQQWHYDYGIFTVLTDPMFLSSYSYQEYTLMGGHSYLQIYHPSKNKLYMVKTPQDSFIVQIGESADILSKGKLRSTLHCVCKPEKLEHLSRETFVVFLQPKWSQTFSVSEYTMEHLRSYSLQSQLSDKDEVPNLDIQKIVPPLSSRVRDGMTFAEFSRETTKQYYGGNGLQSNR; encoded by the coding sequence ATGCAGCTCAACTATGAACGCACTTCTAAATCTTCACCGGGAAAGCTGCGGTTCCATGAGCCTGCCGCTACACTGGACTTGCAGGAggttaatgatgatgatgagttcaCAAATCTTGGTACTGCCTTTAAGGAATTAGGTTTTTGTATGAGGGAATTAGGCTTGTCCATTGCTCGTATATGCGACAGGGAGATTGGTGGAGGCTTCCTTGAGGATAGTTTACTGGATTCTTGCACAGCCAAGGCACGTCTTATACATTACCACTCTGCTGCTGATAAATGTGCTCTCAGAGAAACCGCCGAGAGGATAAACCAATCTGGTAAACGCAAGAGCAGAGTCCAGAGTACAGCTGAGCAAGAGGTGAACCGTAGAAACGGGAATAGTTTGAATGGGAGTCACTTCAACCTGTGGCAACAGTGGCACTACGATTATGGCATCTTTACAGTTCTCACGGATCCTATGTTTTTATCCTCCTATTCATACCAGGAATACACTTTGATGGGCGGCCACTCTTATCTGCAGATCTATCATCCCAGCAAGAACAAGTTGTACATGGTCAAGACTCCACAAGACAGTTTTATTGTTCAAATTGGAGAGTCTGCTGATATTCTGTCCAAAGGGAAGCTACGGTCGACCCTTCACTGTGTGTGCAAACCAGAGAAGCTGGAGCACTTAAGCCGTGAGACATTTGTGGTCTTCTTACAGCCAAAGTGGAGCCAAACTTTCTCAGTCTCAGAATATACAATGGAACATCTAAGGTCATATTCTCTACAGAGTCAGCTCTCTGATAAGGATGAGGTCCCTAATCTAGATATACAGAAAATCGTTCCACCTCTATCGTCTCGGGTAAGGGATGGGATGACATTTGCCGAGTTTTCTCGAGAAACAACAAAGCAGTACTACGGAGGGAATGGTCTGCAATCTAATAGATAG
- the LOC104699550 gene encoding putative nuclease HARBI1 isoform X1 → MAPAVKKKKQPSLDKKKKKKKKKRMKAVPLDPEAIDCDWWDTFWHRNSSLSAVPLDEDDAFKHFFRASKTTFSYICSLVREDLISRPPSGLINIEGRLLSVEKQVAIALRRLASGDSQVSVGASFGVGQSTVSQVTWRFIESLEERAKHHLRWPDSDRIEEIKSKFEDMCGLPNCCGAIDTTHIIMTLPAVQASDDWCDLEKNYSMFLQGVFDHEMRFLNMVTGWPGGMTVSKLLKFSGFFKLCESGQILDGNAKTLFEGEEGSQVREYVVGGISYPLLPWLITPHDDCDHPMMAFNDRHEKVRSVAATAFAHLKGSWRILSKVMWRPDRRKLPSIILVCCLLHNIIIDCGDYLQEDVPLSGHHDAGYADRLCKCKQTDPLGSELRGYLTEYLLR, encoded by the exons ATGGCTCCggcggtgaagaagaagaagcagcctTCTttggataagaagaagaagaagaagaagaagaagagaatgaaggCAGTTCCTTTGGATCCGGAGGCTATCGACTGCGACTGGTGGGATACTTTCTGGCACCGtaactcttctctctcag CAGTCCCTTTAGATGAAGATGATGCGTTCAAGCACTTCTTCAGGGCTTCCAAGACCACCTTTAGCTACATTTGCTCGCTCGTCAGGGAGGATCTCATCTCTAGACCTCCCTCTGGGCTCATCAACATCGAGGGTAGGCTTCTTAGCGTTGAGAAACAAGTCGCCATTGCTCTTAGACGCTTAGCTTCTGGTGATTCTCAGGTCTCCGTCGGTGCTTCCTTTGGCGTTGGCCAGTCCACTGTTTCCCAGGTTACTTGGAGATTCATCGAGTCTCTCGAGGAACGCGCCAAGCATCATCTCCGCTGGCCTGATTCCGACCGGATCGAAGAGATCAAGTCCAAGTTCGAGGATATGTGCGGCCTCCCCAATTGCTGCGGAGCCATTGACACCACCCACATCATCATGACTCTCCCGGCTGTGCAAGCCTCGGATGACTGGTGTGACCTCGAGAAGAACTACAGCATGTTCTTGCAAGGTGTCTTTGATCACGAGATGCGATTCCTCAACATGGTTACCGGCTGGCCAGGAGGCATGACCGTCTCCAAGCTTCTCAAGTTCTCCGGCTTCTTCAAACTCTGTGAATCCGGTCAGATTCTAGACGGGAATGCCAAAACTCTTTTTGAAGGTGAAGAAGGATCCCAAGTCAGAGAATATGTAGTTGGAGGGATCAGTTACCCGCTGCTTCCTTGGCTTATAACTCCTCACGACGACTGCGATCATCCCATGATGGCCTTCAACGACAGGCATGAGAAGGTGAGGTCAGTCGCAGCTACGGCGTTTGCACACCTCAAAGGAAGCTGGAGGATTCTGAGCAAGGTTATGTGGAGGCCAGACAGAAGGAAACTGCCTAGTATAATACTGGTGTGTTGTCTACTGCATAACATCATAATCGACTGTGGGGATTATTTGCAAGAGGATGTTCCTTTATCTGGTCATCACGACGCAGGTTATGCAGACCGCTTATGCAAATGCAAGCAGACTGACCCGCTTGGTAGTGAGCTCAGAGGATATCTCACTGAGTATTTGCTGAGGTGA
- the LOC104699551 gene encoding serine/threonine-protein kinase HT1-like, which translates to MASGGGEADKSVDPKLGGVGSRSAGEERYFRADSLDFTKWDLHMGQSSTSAAVTNTRTPPPPPTPTPPAAAMQEWEIDLSKLDMKHVLAHGTYGTVYRGVYAGQDVAVKVLDWGEDGYATAAETNTLRASFEQEVAVWQKLDHPNVTKFIGASMGTSDLKIPPPGDSGGRGNGGAHPARACCVVVEYVAGGTLKKFLIKKYRSKLPIKDVIQLALDLARGMSYLHSKAIVHRDVKTENMLLQPNKTLKIADFGVARVEAQNPQDMTGETGTLGYMAPEVLEGRAYNRKCDVYSFGVCLWEIYCCDMPYADCSFAEISHAVVHRNLRPEIPKCCPNSVANIMKRCWDPNPNRRPEMEEVVKLLEAVDTSKGGGMIAPDQFQGCLCFFKPRGP; encoded by the exons ATGGCCTCTGGCGGCGGTGAGGCGGATAAATCTGTGGATCCCAAATTAGGCGGCGTTGGGAGCAGAAGCGCCGGTGAAGAACGATACTTCAGGGCGGATAGTCTTGACTTCACTAAATGGGATTTGCATATGGGTCAAAGCTCTACTAGCGCCGCCGTCACCAACACCAgaactcctcctcctcctcctactcctACTCCTCCGGCGGCGGCTATGCAGGAATGGGAGATTGACCTCTCCAAACTCGATATGAAGCACGTCCTCGCTCACGGCACCTATGGCACTGTCTACCGCGGTGTCTACGCCGGCCAAGATGTCGCAg TCAAAGTGTTAGATTGGGGTGAAGATGGTTACGCCACTGCAGCTGAAACCAATACTCTGCGTGCTTCCTTTGAGCAAGAGGTCGCCGTCTGGCAGAAGCTCGATCATCCCAACGTCACAAAG ttTATAGGAGCATCCATGGGGACCTCTGATCTGAAGATCCCCCCTCCTGGTGATTCTGGCGGACGTGGTAACGGTGGTGCTCATCCTGCGCGGGCCTGTTGTGTTGTCGTTGAATATGTTGCCGGAGGCACCCTTAAGAAGTTCCTCATCAAGAAATATAGGTCTAAACTACCCATCAAGGATGTCATTCAGCTCGCTTTGGATCTCGCTAGAGG GATGAGTTACCTCCACTCCAAGGCGATTGTACATCGGGACGTGAAGACAGAGAACATGCTGTTACAACCTAACAAGACGCTCAAGATTGCTGATTTTGGGGTTGCTAGAGTCGAAGCTCAGAACCCTCAAGACATGACCGGTGAGACTGGAACACTTGGATACATGGCACCTGAG GTTCTTGAAGGAAGGGCTTACAACAGGAAATGCGATGTCTATAGCTTCGGTGTATGCCTCTGGGAAATATACTGCTGCGACATGCCCTACGCTGACTGTAGTTTCGCTGAGATCTCTCACGCCGTCGTTCATAGG AATCTGAGACCAGAGATTCCGAAATGCTGCCCAAACTCGGTGGCAAATATAATGAAGAGATGCTGGGACCCGAATCCAAACAGGCGTCCGGAGATGGAGGAGGTGGTGAAACTGCTGGAAGCCGTAGACACAAGCAAAGGAGGTGGAATGATAGCTCCAGACCAGTTTCAGGGGTgcctctgtttcttcaaacCTCGTGGCCCCTGA
- the LOC104699545 gene encoding VAN3-binding protein isoform X1 — translation MERELRRPNPINSSRRPEMFSSGAGSTHLPESPRGPMEFLSRSWSVSALEVSRALHTAKSASATNRAPSSINTPIPEETTNPEKEECPPENNTSVSSQFTFTASATSQLVLERIMSQSEVSPLTSGRLSHSSGPLNGGGSFTETDSPPISPSDDFDDVVKYFRTHNTIQPLFSGTGGSRSGTTGNGSNTPMAGTGPKTVGRWLKDRKEKKKEESRAQNAQVHAAVSVAAVASAVAAVAAATAASSPGKNEQMARIDMAMASAAALVAAQCVEAAEIMGAERDHLASVVSSAVNVKSHDDIVTLTAAAATALRGAAALKARALKEVWNIAAVTPAEKGTNSALCGQVDTKHSDSSFSGELPMAGEDFFGACNQELLAKGTELLKRTRGGDLHWKIVSVYINKAGQVVLKMKSKHVGGTYTKKKKHMVLEVKKDVPAWAGRDLFNGDKHQHYFGLKTETKRIIEFECRNQREYDIWTQGVSRLLAIATEKKQKNSMSKWMAP, via the exons atGGAGAGAGAACTTAGACGACCGAACCCAATCAACAGCTCTCGCCGGCCGGAGATGTTTTCTTCAGGCGCCGGTAGTACTCATCTGCCGGAAAGCCCACGAGGCCCAATGGAGTTCTTGTCTAGATCCTGGAGCGTCTCTGCTTTGGAAGTCTCCAGGGCTCTCCACACCGCCAAATCAGCTTCAGCCACCAACAGAGCTCCCTCCTCCATCAACACTCCAATACCGGAGGAAACGACGAACCCTGAAAAAGAAGAATGTCCGCCGGAGAACAATACTAGTGTCAGTAGCCAGTTCACGTTCACTGCCTCCGCCACTTCACAGCTTGTTCTTGAGCGCATTATGTCTCAATCG GAGGTGTCACCGTTAACATCGGGGAGGCTATCACACAGTAGCGGACCACTCAACGGCGGTGGTTCTTTCACGGAGACAGACAGTCCTCCAATCTCCCCCTCCGACGACTTCGACGACGTCGTCAAG TACTTTCGCACCCACAACACCATACAGCCTCTCTTCTCTGGCACTGGAGGCAGCCGTAGTGGTACCACCGGAAACGGGAGCAATACCCCAATGGCTGGAACAGGCCCAAAGACTGTTGGTAGGTGGCTCAAAGACcggaaggaaaagaagaaagaagagagtagAGCTCAGAATGCACAGGTCCATGCAGCTGTCTCAGTTGCAGCGGTTGCATCTGCTGTGGCAGCTGTAGCTGCAGCGACAGCAGCTTCTTCACCTGGTAAAAACGAGCAGATGGCCAGAATTGATATGGCCATGGCTTCTGCCGCTGCTCTGGTGGCTGCTCAGTGTGTGGAGGCCGCAGAAATCATGGGCGCAGAAAGGGATCATTTGGCATCCGTTGTGAGCTCTGCAGTGAATGTTAAGTCCCATGACGATATTGTCACGCTTACTGCAGCTGCTGCAACAG CTCTGCGAGGAGCTGCTGCACTCAAGGCACGAGCACTAAAAGAAGTGTGGAACATAGCTGCTGTGACACCAGCCGAGAAAGGAACAAATTCAGCATTGTGTGGCCAGGTTGACACAAAGCATAGCGATAGCAGCTTTAGTGGAGAATTACCCATGGCTGGGGAAGACTTCTTCGGAGCCTGCAATCAGGAACTACTAGCTAAAGGCACTGAGCTCCTCAAACGAACTCGTGGAG GTGATCTCCACTGGAAGATAGTTTCTGTCTACATCAACAAAGCAGGCCAAGTTGTGCTGAAAATGAAAAGTAAACACGTCGGGGGTACctacacaaagaagaagaaac ATATGGTGCTTGAAGTGAAAAAGGATGTACCTGCATGGGCTGGCAGGGATCTCTTCAACGGAGACAAGCATCAGCACTACTTCGGGTTAAAGACTGAAACAAAGAGGATCATTGAATTTGAGTGCAGAAACCAAAGAGAATACGATATATGGACTCAGGGGGTATCCCGGCTTCTTGCGATTGCTacagagaagaagcagaaaaatTCTATGTCCAAATGGATGGCACCTTAA